The genomic segment TACACACTTAATTTTGTGAGCCTTTGTACACCTAAATAGCAGGCTAAATAAACTTAACAACAGCCAAACTCACAATTGCCAGTAAAACCAATACAGGAGCTTCATTCAGGAAGCGGTAAAAGCGCGATGAGTGTGTATTTTCGTCTCGGGCAAAGACTCTTAATAAATAAAAGAGGTAAAAATGATAACCATACAATAGCACTACTAGTAGTAACTTTATATGTAACCAGCCCGAACTAGCTAACCAATTTGTGCCGTACTGGTAAATCAAACTAATACCGAATACTAACGTTAATAAAGCGAATGGCGTAATAAAAAACCATAGCTTACGCTCCATAATCTTAAATTGATCACGCACCGCTTGGTTCTCAGTTTCAGCATGGTATACAAACAATCTTGGCAGATAAAAGATACCTGCCATCCATGCAATCATAAAAAATATATGTAACGCTTTGAGCCACAATATGCTCATAGAGAAGTTCTCCGAATATTAAAAATTCACAATTGTGTCAGTATTGCGCCTTATGCAAATAGCTACGCAGCATATTCCAAGTAATGACTCCTGTAATATTGCTCGGCTCCTTTTCATATATGTACACCGCCCCTTCTCTGCTGCTTTGGAGTAT from the Paraglaciecola mesophila genome contains:
- a CDS encoding CopD family protein, yielding MSILWLKALHIFFMIAWMAGIFYLPRLFVYHAETENQAVRDQFKIMERKLWFFITPFALLTLVFGISLIYQYGTNWLASSGWLHIKLLLVVLLYGYHFYLFYLLRVFARDENTHSSRFYRFLNEAPVLVLLAIVSLAVVKFI